TCCTCGAGGTCCCGTTCGGTCGGCGGAAGCACCTGAACGTCCGGGAAGACGAGCGCGTCCAGGTCGTGCTCGGCGAACGGCCTGAGAAGCGCCCGCCGGAACGACTCCTGGGCGACGGTTCGCCGCCAGTAATCGGGGTCGTCGGCCGGGTCGTCCGGACCCTCGGCGAACGCCTCGAACAGGTCGAGGCTCTCGTGGTAGGCGTCGCGCTCGTAGAGTTCCTCGACCGAGCCGACCGGGACGTCCCGCTCGGCCAGGAAGGCGTCGATGTCGTGTTTCGACTGGAGGACGTAGAGCATCGTCTCCTCGATCCGTTCCTCGAGCCGAGAGACCTCGATGGGATCGACCAGTTCGGCACCCGCGTCGGCCATCGTGGAAAGCGCGTCCTCGACCAGTTCGGTCACCGGGGCGACAGTGGAATCGTCCGCGGCGCCGAATGCGTCGCGCAGGACGCCGAGGCGGGCGCCCTCGAGGCCGTCCTCGTCGAGGTGGTCGGCGTACGGTCCCTCCGGCGTCAGTTCGGTCGCGACGGTCCACTCGTCGGCCGGATCGTAGCCGACGATGGCGTCGAGCACCAGCGCCATATCCTCGACCGTGCGTGCCATCGGCCCGGCCGTGTCCTGGCGCTCGACGAGCGATGCGAGCCCTGTCCGGCTCACGAGCCCCGTCGTGACCCGGATGCCGTAGAGGTTACAGAAGCTCGCGGGGACGCGGATCGAGCCGCCGGTGTCCTCGCCGATGCCCACGGTGCCGAGGTTCGCCGCGACCCCCGCCCCCGTGCCGGCGCTCGAGCCGCCCGCGTCGCGCTCGAGGTCGTAGGGGTTTTTTGTCCGGCCGAGCGCCGAGGAGGTGGCGAACCACGAGGAGGCCCAGTCCGGCAGGTTCGTCTTCGCGAGGACGATCGCCCCCGCCGCTTTCAACTTCCTCACCACTGTCGCGTCGTCCTCGGGGACGTACCCCGTGAACGCCTCGGAACCGAACGTCGTCGTGATCCCGGCGGTCTCGACCTGATCTTTCACGAGCACCGGGATCCCGTGCAACGGTCCGACGAACCCGTCGTCGGCGAACGCCTCGTCGAGTTCCGCGGCGCGCTCGAGCGCGTTCGGGTTGACGGTGACGATCGCGGTCAGTTCCGGCCCGTCCCGATCGAGCGCGTCGATCCGCTCGAGGTACGTCTCGACGAGCTCGCGGCTCGTGATCTCCTCGGTCTCCATCGCTCGGTGAACGTCGCCGATCGTCGTCTCGGTCACGGTGAACTGAGAAGACATGTGGTACCATTATACAAGATCGTCAGCTGGCAACAACCTTCGTACGTTCGATCCTGACGGTCGTCGGCCGAATCGAACGGGAACAGGGAATCGGTTTATACGTCGCGATCCGTGCGTTCGACCGTGACCGAACCCCTTTACCTCGAGGAGACAACTCGCGTGCAGTTCGAGGCGACCGTCGAACGCGTCGTCGACGACCGCGTCGTGCTCGATCGAACGTGCTTTTACCCCCAGGGTGGCGGCCAGCCAGCTGACACCGGCGTCATCCGTGTTGACGGCGACTCCTGGCGGGTAACGGACGTGAAAAAGCGGGATACGATCTACCACCATCTCGAGGGCGACGCCGACCCGCCGGAACCCGGCGCGACGATTTCTGGTGAACTCGACGCCGACCGCCGGCGAGCGCACAGTCGCTACCACACGGCCCAGCACCTGCTCTCGGCGGTCGCCCTCGAGGAGTACGACGCCGAAACGACCGGCAACCAGCTCTACGCCGATCGCGCACGGCTGGACTGCGCCTACGAGCGGTTCACCGACGCCGACCTCGAGCGGATCGAGCAGCGGCTGAACGAGCTGATCGAAGACGACCTCCCCGTCAGGTGGTACACCCTCGAGCGGGCGGTCGCGGAGAAACGGCTCGACCCCGATCGAACCCGACTCAACCTGCTCCCCGACTCGATTACCGAGGTCCGGATCGTCGAGATCGGCGATACCGACGCGCCGATCGATCAGACCGCCTGTGCCGGCACGCACGTCGAGAACACGGCCGAGATCGGTCGATTCGAAGTGACAGGACGGGAGACGAGAGGCCCCGACGAAGAACGGATCCGGTTCCGGCTGCTCGAGTGATCGGGGCGATACGTTTTTGCGGCCGTCCCGGGAGGAGTGGATATGAGCCTCGAGGAGTTACTGCGCGGAATCACGTGTCCGATCGTCACGCCGTTCGACGCCGGGACCGGCGACGTCGACGAGGACGCGCTCGAGTCGCTGCTCGACCACCTGCTTGCGGGCGGGATCGACGGGCTGTTCCCCTGTGGGACGACCGGCGAATTCGCGAGCCTGGCGCCCGAAGAACGGCACCAGGTCACGAAGCTGACCGTCGAGCACGCCGACGGCGAGGTGCCGGTGCTCGCCGGGGCGGCCGCGACGAGCGTCGTCGAGACGCTGTCGGCGATCGAGGACGCGGCCCGCGTCGGCGCCGACGCCGCCGTGGTCGTCCCGCCGTACTTCCACACGACGAACGACCCAGTCGGCAACGAGCGCTTCTTCGAGGCGGTCGCCGACGAGTCGCCGCTGCCGCTGTTGCTGTACAACATTCCCGTCTGCACGGGCCAGGAGATCGCCCCGGAGACGCTCGCCGCCGTCGCCGAGCACGAGCAGATCGTCGGCCTGAAAGATTCGAGCGGCGACCTCGAGTACTTCCTGGCCGCGATGGAGCGGACGCCGGCGGAGTTTCTCCTCTTGCAGGGCTACGACTCGTTGCTCGTCCCGGCGCTACGGATGGGCGCCGACGGCGGCGTGAACGCGCTGTCGAACGTGTATCCGGAGCGGTACGGCGCGGTGCTCGAGCACGCGGCTGAGGAGCGAGGGCGACGGCTGCAGTCGGACGTCCTCACGCCGCTGTTCGAAGCGTGTGGCGAGCACGGTTTTGCACCCGCGACGAAAACCGCGCTGGCCCACCGAGAGGTGATTCCGACTGACGCCGTGCGGCCGCCGCTGGTCTCCGTTCCCGAGGAGGGGCGAGCGGAGATCGCCGAGACGGTCGACGACGCAGTTGACGGTTGAGAGCCGACGTCGTAGCAGACGCGCTCACTCGTCGACGTCGCCGTCGCCGCGACGCCACCGAAGCGAAATGCCGACGGTGTCGTTCACGAAGGGAAGCCGGGAGCTGTCGTCGTCCGTTTCGACCCGTTCGGGAACCGGGAGGGAGATCGATTCGCCGTCGACGACGACGGTCACGTCGCTGGCGGTCGGGAGCCGGTGCTGGAGGGCCTCGAGTGCGCCTGCGGGGTCCTCATGCTGGGGCGGCAGGCCGTCCGCGGGCGCTGGGACGGGCGGGACGCCGCCGAAGACGGGCCGAATGTTGACGTCCTCACTCCGGTTCGAGAGGACCGCGTTGATCGCGCCACCGACGAGCACGACGAGCCCGCTGAGATAGAGCCACGTCATGAACACGAGAATCCCGGCGAGGACGCTGTTCTGGGCCGCATCGGAGCTGTATGCGACGTAGAGCTGAAACAGCGACTCGAAGCAGACGAGCGCGGTGGCGGTGAACAACACCCCCGGGGCCGCCTCGAGGGGGTGCATATCCGGCTCGTCGGGGAACAGGTAGTACATCGGGTAGAGCGCCAGCGCGATGAACGCGAGGAGGACCAGTCGGTGTGCGAGCCAGCCGAGCGTCGAGGTGGTCCCGAACGTGACTCGCGATTCGACGAGGACGGCCACGAGGATGACGCCCGCCATCGAGACGAAGACCGTGAGTCCGTCGGCGATCTGGTTCCCGAACGTGTTCCTGGCTTCCGTCTCGTAGATGTCCGAAAACGCGGCATCCAGGCTCCGGAAGATGCGCAACATCCCCCACACGAGGACCACCAGGCCGAAAATCGACGCTTCGGTCGACGTACTCCTGAGTTCGTTGACGAGCACCTCTCCGGCACCAGGGGTGACCGTCGCACGAACCACCGAAATGAGCCCCGACTCCAGTTGCTGGTCGCCGATGGCCGACACCACTGCCAACAGCAGAAACAAAAGCGGCAACAGTGAGACGAACGCGTTGTACGCGATACTTCCCGCCATGAACGTAATCCGCTCTACCCGAATCTCGTGGACGATCGCCTCGAGTATCGTCCGGACGCGTTGTCTACGGCCTTCCATTACTTCGTGAGCGTCCTCCTCCCTGAACCGACTTCCCCGTTGTGAAAATCTCGAGTAACTGGTTTCGGTCACCTCGTGACCTTGGTGTAACTCTGGAGAGTTACTGGCAACAGTAAAGGTGCGAGTGCCCGATTCACCCACTAATGGCCACCCCGTCGTCAACAGCGGCGAGATTCGACCTCGAGTTCGACGGGTCCGAACTGACGGGTGCGCTAGGGGATTCGATTACGGTGCTCCCCCTGCTCGTCGCGCTCGCGCTGACGACGAGCGTCTCGCTTCCCCACGTCCTGGTCGGCTTCGGCGTCTTCCAGATCGTCTGGGGGCTGTACTACGGCATGCCGCTCTCGGTCGAGCCCATGAAGGCGCTCGTGGGGCTGGCGATCGTCGGCGTCCTCTCTTACCCCGAACTCGCCGCGGCCGGCCTGCTCGCCGGCGGCGTCCTCGTCGTCGCCGGTCGCCTCGGCCTGGTCGGTCGCCTCCAGCGCGTCGTCGGCGAACCCGTCGTCCGCGGCATTCAGCTCGCCGTCGCGCTGCTGTTGCTCGAGGCGGCCGTCTCCCTCTCACTCGAGAACGTCTCCGTCGCGCTCGCCGGACTCGCGCTCGTCTCGCTCCTCGCGGTCGTCGGCTTCCGGCGAGGGAGTCCCCTCGTCGTGCTCGCGATCGGCGCCGGCGCGGCGGTGGTCGTCGCGGGCGTCCCGTCGCCACAGCTCCCCGCGGCGACGCTCTTCCCGGCCGGCACGCCGTCGCTCTCGACGGCAGCGCTCGAGGGGACCGTCGCCCAGCTCGCGATGACGGTCGGCAACGCGGCGATCGCGACCTCGCTGCTCTGTGCGGACCTCTACGACCGGCGGGTGTCGGCCGACGACCTCTCCGAAAGTATGGGCGTCACCTGCCTCGCGGCGGTTCCCGCCGGCGGGGTGCCGATGTGTCACGGCAGCGGCGGCCTCGCCGGGAAGTACGCCTTCGGCGCCCGAACCGCCGGCGCGAACGTCATCCTCGGCGTCGGCTACCTCGCGCTCGCGCTGGTCGCCACCGGCGCGCTCCTCGCGGCGTTCCCCCTCGCGCTGCTCGGCGTCCTGCTCGTTCTCGTCGCGTTCGAACTCGGTCGGGCCGCGATCGCCCCGATCGACAGCCTCCCCGCGCTCGCCGTCGTCGTCGTCGTCGGGCTCGTGGGCCTGCTCGGCAACGTCGGCCTCGCGTTCGTCCTGGGGACCGTCGCCTACTGGTTGATCGACCGGTGACGGCGGGTCCGAAGAACGGACCGATTTTTCACCTCCACGGCCGAACCGTTCCTCGATGAGTACGTGGAAGGTGCTGTTCGATCGAGCCGAGACACACGACGTCTCGCAGTCGGCGATCTGCGAGGCACTCGAGCGACGACGATCGGCCGACGACGCCGATGCTGGACGAGGGACCGACGGAGACGAACGAGGTGTCGACGATGAGGCCAGAGGGGACGTCGACGATGCCTGAGCGCCCCAACCCCGCCCGGGTGGTGGCCGACGCCGATGTCCTCGCCGCGGACCTGCTCGTCGACGGCGACGCCCGCGAGGCGCTCGATCACGTCCGGCGCCACTCCTGGGTCGAACTCGTCGCCAGCGACCCCCTCCTCGAGGAAACCGAGGCGCTCGTCGCGGGCTTCGCCGATCCCGACCTCGCCGCCGACCACCGAGCGCGACTCGAGCGAGAGCGCGTCGCCGTCGACCACCCCGAGGCTGATCACCCCGCGCTCGCCTCCGCCTATCGGGCCGGGGCGGCGCACCTGCTCTCGTACGACGATGGGCTTCGGTCTGCGGAGGCGGGGCTATCCCTCCAGCCGCGAATCTCGATCAGCGTCCGGACGCCCGACGCGTTCGCCCGCCTGTTCGACGCTGAAAGCCTCTACGAGGCGCTCGAGGGAGGGACGTATCCGGGGCCGGACGTCGATCCCCGAAGCTGATATCGGTCCAACGACGTGTGTCCGATTTTGGGGTCGTTCACGGCCGGAAGCCGTCCCAGGAGTGGTCCGTTTTATACCACTCGTTCGTGTAGTTGCTACCGGAGTCCGGCGTCCCATGACGTGTACCAACTGTGGAGCGAACCTCCCAATCCGGCGGTATCACCTCCACCTGTCGACGGGCGAGGTCGTCGAACTGGCGCTCTGTGAGGGGTGTCGGTACAAGTTCGTCACCGCAGACTGGGTAAAGGCGGTCATCTAGCGCCTTCGCTCGCCGATCACCATCGCATGGGTAACGTCGACCGATCAGCCACGGCACTTCTCGATGTGATAAGTCTGCCGTCCTTTTATCTATTTATTATCCAACTGTCCAGTAATGGCTGCAATCCAAACACGAAACCTCGATCGACGCTTCGGCGACGTCACCGCCATCGACGGGCTCGACCTCGAGGTCCAACGGGGTGAGGTGTACGGCTTCCTCGGCCCGAACGGGGCCGGCAAGTCGACGACGATCAACGTGCTTCTCGGCTTCGTGGCGCCCACGTCGGGGTCGGGAACCGTCCTCGGCCACGACGTCGAGACGGAGTCGCTCGCCGTACGGCAGTCGACCGGCGTCCTTCCCGAGGACTTCGACGTCTACGACCGACTGACCGCCCGCAAGCACGTCCAGTTCGCGATCGACACGAAAGGCGCCGACGATGACCCGAACGAGTTGCTCGAGCGCGTCGGACTCTCGGATGCCGCCGATCGCAAAGCCGGCGGCTTCTCGACCGGGATGGCCCAGCGCCTGGCGCTCGCGATGGCACTGGCTGGCGAGCCCGACCTGTTGATCCTCGACGAACCCTCGAGCGGTCTCGATCCGAACGGGGCTCGCGAGATGCGACGAATCGTCCTCGAGGAGGTCGACCGCGGCGCGACGGTCTTTTTCTCGAGTCACATCATGGAGCAGGTCGAGGCGGTGTGTGACCGCGTCGGGATCATGCGCGAGGGCCGACTCGTCGCCGAGGACACGATCGAGGGGCTGAAAGCCCAGTTCGACGCCGACTCCAGACTCGTGGTCACCGTCGACGCCGTCGACGAGTCTGTGCTCTCGGCGGTCCGCAGTCTCGAGGGCATCTCGGAGGTGTTCGCGGACGGCTCCGACGTCGTCGCCGTCCTCGAGGATTCGAGACGCAAAGCCGCTGTGGTCACCGCCATCGAGGAGGCCGGGGCGGACATCCAGGACTTCACCTCGAAAGAGGCGTCGCTCGAGGACCTGTTCGCGGCGCTGACGACCGGCGATCGGAGCCGGTCGGAGCCGACCGACCCGCGGCCGGAGGTGGACGCATGAGCTGGGTCCACGTCGCCCGCAAGGACTTCGAGGACGCCAGCCGCTCGCTGTTGCTGTGGGCGTTGACCGGGCTACTGATCCTGCTCGTCGCCGGGCTCTCGACGATTCCGTACCTGCTCGCCGAGAGCGGGACGACGCCAGCGTTCGAGGAGGGGCTGGCGTTTCTGTACTCGCCGATCGGCTTCCTGATCCCGATCATCGGGCTGGTCGTCGGCTACCGCTCGATCGTCGGCGAACGCGAGTCGGGAACGATTCGCTTCCTGCTCGGCCTGCCGAACACCCGCCGGGACGTCCTCGTCGGCAAGGTACTCGGGCGGGCGGGCGTCGTCGCCGTGCCGACGGCGATCGGCTTCGTCGTCGGTGCACTCGTCATCGCCGTCCTGTACGAGGGCTTCGACGTGCTCGACTACGTCGGTCTCTTTCTCTTCTCGCTCGTCATGGGCCTGGTGTACGTCGCGATCGCCGTCGGCATCTCCGCCAGCGTGCGAACCCGTGCGAAGGCGCTCGGCCTCGTCATCACCGTCTATGCCGTCTTCGACATGCTCTGGGCCACCGTCCCGATGACACTCTACTGGGTGCTCGAGAACGAACTGCCCGGCTTCGACGGCCTCCCGGCCTGGTACCTCCTCCTCGAGCGACTCAGCCCGGGCGAGGCGCTCGGCGCAATCGCCCTCACGCTCGTCGACTTCGCCGGTGCGGGTGACTTCGACCTCACTGCAGCGGGCCGGGTCGCCGGGGAGGCCCCGTTCTACCTCGAGAACTGGTTCGCCTGGGTGATCGTCGGGCTCTGGATCGCCGTGCCGCTTGGAATCGGCTACCTCCGATTCAGGCGGGCGACCCTGAACTGAGCCGGAGCCGACGTCGTCCGTCGAACGGCGTTCGTCGCTGTCGGAAGAGTCAGAAGTGGTAGGCCATCATCACTTCGTCGACGTACTCGCCGTCGATCGTGTAGTGGTCCCGGCGGATGGCCTCGGTGTCCCAGCCGTGTTCGGTGAGGAACTCGAGCGCGCGGTCGTTGGTCATCGGGACGCTGTTGTACACCTTCCGGTAGCCGTTGGCCTCGGCCCACTCGAGACCGCGCTGGAGGAGCCGGCTACCGATGCCGTAGCCCCGGTAGGACTCGCGGACGCCCACGGTCTGCTGGGCAACTTCCTGGATTTGGTCGACCTGGGGCATGTCGAGGTGGGTCCAGCCGACCACCTCGCCGTCGACCGTCGCGACGAAGAACCGTCGAGAGTTGACAGTGTTGTGCCGGCTGACGGCGTTCTCGTAGAGGAGTTGCTCGGCGATGGTCTCGGCGACCACGTACGTCTCCTCTGCGGTGACGTCACGGATGGTGTCGATGAGGCCGTCGAAGTCCGCCTGGCGGCCCGGACGGACGACGAACGAAAAGTCGTCAGTTTTGTGCTCCTCGACCGCGCCAAACTCGAGGGCGATCTGGAGCGTGCCGCCTTCCTCCTCGAGGTAGCCGGTCGTTTTCAGCTGCTCGAGTTCGGCCTGGAACTCCTCGGACGGCAGCGCAGTGACGTCCATGAGCACGTGGCGTTTCACCGTGCCGTGTCGCTCGACGTACTCGTAGATGCGCCTGCTGGCTGCTGACTCGAACGTCGGACGCTCGATCGTCTCCATACCCTCCGTACGAAGAGCGACGGTTTAGTAGTTGCTGTGCGTTAACATTGATCACAGAATGTCGCGAATTCATCGATACCGGGGCCGATCTCGTGTCACCAGTGGCCGATCACCCACAATCCTGTCGTGATCGGTCGCTTCCACTCGAAGACATTTATTAGTACTAACGTGGCAGACAGACTCATGGGAAACGACGTCAACCTCCCCGCAGATCGGGCGACCGAGCGCAAGGTGATCACCGACGGCTTCTTCGAACGGGAGGTCTACCTCTCCCGGGAGGAGACGGCGACGTTCCTCCGCGACCTCGCCGACTCGATCGACGACGGAACCACGCTGACGATCTCGAGTACGGAGTGGGAACTCCCCTTCGAGTACCGCGAGCCGATCGAGGTCGAGATCGAGTTCACGAATCACCGAGAGCGTGAACTCGAGGTCGAACTCGAG
This portion of the Natronobeatus ordinarius genome encodes:
- a CDS encoding putative sulfate/molybdate transporter gives rise to the protein MATPSSTAARFDLEFDGSELTGALGDSITVLPLLVALALTTSVSLPHVLVGFGVFQIVWGLYYGMPLSVEPMKALVGLAIVGVLSYPELAAAGLLAGGVLVVAGRLGLVGRLQRVVGEPVVRGIQLAVALLLLEAAVSLSLENVSVALAGLALVSLLAVVGFRRGSPLVVLAIGAGAAVVVAGVPSPQLPAATLFPAGTPSLSTAALEGTVAQLAMTVGNAAIATSLLCADLYDRRVSADDLSESMGVTCLAAVPAGGVPMCHGSGGLAGKYAFGARTAGANVILGVGYLALALVATGALLAAFPLALLGVLLVLVAFELGRAAIAPIDSLPALAVVVVVGLVGLLGNVGLAFVLGTVAYWLIDR
- a CDS encoding amidase; translation: MSSQFTVTETTIGDVHRAMETEEITSRELVETYLERIDALDRDGPELTAIVTVNPNALERAAELDEAFADDGFVGPLHGIPVLVKDQVETAGITTTFGSEAFTGYVPEDDATVVRKLKAAGAIVLAKTNLPDWASSWFATSSALGRTKNPYDLERDAGGSSAGTGAGVAANLGTVGIGEDTGGSIRVPASFCNLYGIRVTTGLVSRTGLASLVERQDTAGPMARTVEDMALVLDAIVGYDPADEWTVATELTPEGPYADHLDEDGLEGARLGVLRDAFGAADDSTVAPVTELVEDALSTMADAGAELVDPIEVSRLEERIEETMLYVLQSKHDIDAFLAERDVPVGSVEELYERDAYHESLDLFEAFAEGPDDPADDPDYWRRTVAQESFRRALLRPFAEHDLDALVFPDVQVLPPTERDLEETYTTAEFPTNTVIASQTLCPAVSVPGGLTGDGVPVGVELLGKPYEEHRLLELAAGYEHAADPRQPPELPAED
- a CDS encoding ABC transporter ATP-binding protein codes for the protein MAAIQTRNLDRRFGDVTAIDGLDLEVQRGEVYGFLGPNGAGKSTTINVLLGFVAPTSGSGTVLGHDVETESLAVRQSTGVLPEDFDVYDRLTARKHVQFAIDTKGADDDPNELLERVGLSDAADRKAGGFSTGMAQRLALAMALAGEPDLLILDEPSSGLDPNGAREMRRIVLEEVDRGATVFFSSHIMEQVEAVCDRVGIMREGRLVAEDTIEGLKAQFDADSRLVVTVDAVDESVLSAVRSLEGISEVFADGSDVVAVLEDSRRKAAVVTAIEEAGADIQDFTSKEASLEDLFAALTTGDRSRSEPTDPRPEVDA
- a CDS encoding amphi-Trp domain-containing protein, which translates into the protein MGNDVNLPADRATERKVITDGFFEREVYLSREETATFLRDLADSIDDGTTLTISSTEWELPFEYREPIEVEIEFTNHRERELEVELEFTEPNGGGDLHVK
- a CDS encoding DUF7384 family protein → MPERPNPARVVADADVLAADLLVDGDAREALDHVRRHSWVELVASDPLLEETEALVAGFADPDLAADHRARLERERVAVDHPEADHPALASAYRAGAAHLLSYDDGLRSAEAGLSLQPRISISVRTPDAFARLFDAESLYEALEGGTYPGPDVDPRS
- a CDS encoding alanyl-tRNA editing protein, giving the protein MTEPLYLEETTRVQFEATVERVVDDRVVLDRTCFYPQGGGQPADTGVIRVDGDSWRVTDVKKRDTIYHHLEGDADPPEPGATISGELDADRRRAHSRYHTAQHLLSAVALEEYDAETTGNQLYADRARLDCAYERFTDADLERIEQRLNELIEDDLPVRWYTLERAVAEKRLDPDRTRLNLLPDSITEVRIVEIGDTDAPIDQTACAGTHVENTAEIGRFEVTGRETRGPDEERIRFRLLE
- a CDS encoding YhjD/YihY/BrkB family envelope integrity protein, with protein sequence MEGRRQRVRTILEAIVHEIRVERITFMAGSIAYNAFVSLLPLLFLLLAVVSAIGDQQLESGLISVVRATVTPGAGEVLVNELRSTSTEASIFGLVVLVWGMLRIFRSLDAAFSDIYETEARNTFGNQIADGLTVFVSMAGVILVAVLVESRVTFGTTSTLGWLAHRLVLLAFIALALYPMYYLFPDEPDMHPLEAAPGVLFTATALVCFESLFQLYVAYSSDAAQNSVLAGILVFMTWLYLSGLVVLVGGAINAVLSNRSEDVNIRPVFGGVPPVPAPADGLPPQHEDPAGALEALQHRLPTASDVTVVVDGESISLPVPERVETDDDSSRLPFVNDTVGISLRWRRGDGDVDE
- a CDS encoding ABC transporter permease subunit gives rise to the protein MSWVHVARKDFEDASRSLLLWALTGLLILLVAGLSTIPYLLAESGTTPAFEEGLAFLYSPIGFLIPIIGLVVGYRSIVGERESGTIRFLLGLPNTRRDVLVGKVLGRAGVVAVPTAIGFVVGALVIAVLYEGFDVLDYVGLFLFSLVMGLVYVAIAVGISASVRTRAKALGLVITVYAVFDMLWATVPMTLYWVLENELPGFDGLPAWYLLLERLSPGEALGAIALTLVDFAGAGDFDLTAAGRVAGEAPFYLENWFAWVIVGLWIAVPLGIGYLRFRRATLN
- a CDS encoding dihydrodipicolinate synthase family protein; protein product: MSLEELLRGITCPIVTPFDAGTGDVDEDALESLLDHLLAGGIDGLFPCGTTGEFASLAPEERHQVTKLTVEHADGEVPVLAGAAATSVVETLSAIEDAARVGADAAVVVPPYFHTTNDPVGNERFFEAVADESPLPLLLYNIPVCTGQEIAPETLAAVAEHEQIVGLKDSSGDLEYFLAAMERTPAEFLLLQGYDSLLVPALRMGADGGVNALSNVYPERYGAVLEHAAEERGRRLQSDVLTPLFEACGEHGFAPATKTALAHREVIPTDAVRPPLVSVPEEGRAEIAETVDDAVDG
- a CDS encoding GNAT family N-acetyltransferase, encoding METIERPTFESAASRRIYEYVERHGTVKRHVLMDVTALPSEEFQAELEQLKTTGYLEEEGGTLQIALEFGAVEEHKTDDFSFVVRPGRQADFDGLIDTIRDVTAEETYVVAETIAEQLLYENAVSRHNTVNSRRFFVATVDGEVVGWTHLDMPQVDQIQEVAQQTVGVRESYRGYGIGSRLLQRGLEWAEANGYRKVYNSVPMTNDRALEFLTEHGWDTEAIRRDHYTIDGEYVDEVMMAYHF